A region of Paractinoplanes abujensis DNA encodes the following proteins:
- a CDS encoding extracellular solute-binding protein, protein MTYNPMSRRNFLGLAAGAAGAAALAACGSSGPENSGGGSTSGGGSGGGASYWSLSGPPGEPVRKASIKRFNDANSGSKIEEFYYQNDAYKQKIKTALGANQAPTMIWGWGGGGLKEYVNANQVEDLTDWFGQNAAVKDKILPSSFGAATVNGKIYAMPIETVQPIVLFYNKKVFDRVGVKPPQSWGEIMALVPKFNAAKVAPFSLAGQSRWTNMMWLEFLLDRTAGSEVFDRVFAGEKGAWSDPAVLDMLTKIQDLVKANGFQKGFSSTAADSNADQALLYTGKAAMMLHGSWSYGIQTAQGGNFVKDGGLGWMNFPAVEGGQGDPSNTVGNPGQYLSISSKASAEAKETAKKFFSTTLVDDAEKEAWVKSGGVPVLKGSESLFTGADAQFLKDMAGIANGAKTFAQSWDQALSPTAAETLLDNIAKLFQLQVSPQQWVDAMNGVIGK, encoded by the coding sequence GTGACCTATAACCCGATGTCCCGGCGGAACTTCCTCGGCCTCGCCGCGGGTGCGGCCGGCGCCGCGGCGCTCGCCGCCTGCGGCAGCTCCGGCCCCGAAAACAGTGGTGGCGGAAGCACCAGCGGCGGTGGCAGCGGCGGCGGCGCCAGCTACTGGTCGCTCAGCGGCCCGCCCGGCGAGCCGGTTCGCAAGGCCTCGATCAAGCGCTTCAACGACGCGAACTCGGGCTCCAAGATCGAAGAGTTCTACTACCAGAACGACGCGTACAAGCAGAAGATCAAGACGGCCCTGGGCGCGAACCAGGCCCCGACGATGATCTGGGGCTGGGGCGGCGGCGGCCTCAAGGAGTACGTCAACGCCAACCAGGTCGAGGACCTGACCGACTGGTTCGGCCAGAACGCCGCGGTCAAGGACAAGATCCTGCCGTCGTCGTTCGGCGCGGCCACGGTCAACGGCAAGATCTACGCGATGCCGATCGAGACCGTGCAGCCGATCGTGCTCTTCTACAACAAGAAGGTCTTCGACCGCGTCGGCGTAAAGCCCCCGCAGTCGTGGGGCGAGATCATGGCCCTGGTGCCGAAGTTCAACGCGGCCAAGGTCGCGCCGTTCTCGCTGGCCGGCCAGTCTCGCTGGACCAACATGATGTGGCTGGAGTTCCTCCTCGACCGTACGGCGGGCTCCGAGGTCTTCGACCGCGTGTTCGCCGGCGAGAAGGGCGCGTGGAGCGACCCGGCCGTGCTCGACATGCTCACCAAGATCCAGGACCTGGTGAAGGCGAACGGCTTCCAGAAGGGCTTCTCGTCCACGGCGGCCGACTCCAACGCCGACCAGGCGCTGCTCTACACGGGCAAGGCCGCCATGATGCTGCACGGCTCCTGGTCGTACGGCATCCAGACCGCCCAGGGTGGCAACTTCGTCAAGGACGGCGGCCTGGGCTGGATGAACTTCCCGGCGGTCGAGGGCGGCCAGGGCGACCCGAGCAACACGGTCGGCAACCCCGGTCAGTACCTGTCGATCTCGTCCAAGGCCTCGGCCGAGGCGAAGGAGACGGCGAAGAAGTTCTTCTCCACCACGCTGGTCGACGACGCGGAGAAGGAGGCCTGGGTCAAGTCCGGCGGCGTGCCCGTGCTGAAGGGCAGCGAGAGCCTGTTCACCGGCGCTGACGCCCAGTTCCTCAAGGACATGGCCGGCATCGCCAACGGCGCCAAGACCTTCGCGCAGTCGTGGGACCAGGCGCTCAGCCCGACCGCGGCCGAGACCCTGCTCGACAACATCGCCAAGCTGTTCCAGCTGCAGGTCAGCCCGCAGCAGTGGGTCGACGCCATGAACGGAGTCAT